From the genome of Cytobacillus firmus, one region includes:
- a CDS encoding NCS2 family permease, with protein MSMIEKDLGSGLPPASNANLLERLFKLSERNTNVKTEILAGITSFMTMSYIIFVNPIILADAGIPKEAALAATIYASVFCTLLMALWANFPVAVAPGMGLNAFFAYTVVLGQGLSWQTALGAVFISGIVFLILTVTGVRQKIVDGVPDVLKSAIGVGIGLFIAFIGLKNAELVVANEATFVGLGSITSKGPLLALFGLIIAALLMAKKVKGALLISILGTSAAAMIVGFIAYPKAVGDIVSLNLPSMSETFLAMDIMGAVKYGIISVIFSFTIVELFDNLATLIGLSRKAGLTDENGKIENLDRALQADAVGTMASAAFGSTALNAYVENATGISEGGRTGLTSLTVAVLFFLSLIFAPLIYFIPSVATAPILILVGALMLSEIKHISFDDFTDVIPVFLTIVLMPLTFSIAQGLAFGFISYTLLKLLTGKHKQIHWIMYFVSAAFIINFIMGGH; from the coding sequence ATGTCGATGATTGAAAAGGATCTTGGGTCGGGCCTTCCGCCTGCCTCTAATGCGAACCTCTTAGAACGGCTCTTTAAGCTTTCCGAACGGAACACAAATGTTAAGACAGAAATACTGGCAGGCATTACTTCATTTATGACAATGAGTTATATCATCTTTGTCAACCCGATTATCTTAGCTGATGCAGGAATACCAAAAGAAGCCGCATTGGCTGCAACTATTTACGCAAGTGTCTTCTGTACTCTTCTAATGGCACTGTGGGCAAATTTCCCTGTAGCAGTTGCCCCGGGTATGGGGCTGAATGCCTTTTTTGCCTATACAGTTGTACTTGGTCAGGGTCTTTCCTGGCAAACAGCGCTTGGTGCTGTATTTATATCGGGGATTGTGTTTTTAATTTTAACTGTTACCGGAGTCCGGCAGAAGATTGTAGATGGTGTCCCGGATGTCTTAAAGTCAGCCATAGGTGTTGGAATTGGTTTGTTTATTGCTTTTATCGGGTTGAAAAATGCAGAACTTGTGGTCGCTAATGAAGCTACATTTGTCGGCCTGGGAAGCATCACAAGCAAGGGACCGCTTCTTGCCTTATTCGGATTAATTATTGCCGCCCTCCTAATGGCAAAGAAAGTAAAAGGCGCCCTGCTTATTAGTATCTTGGGTACAAGTGCAGCAGCCATGATTGTTGGCTTTATTGCCTATCCAAAAGCCGTAGGTGACATCGTTTCCCTCAATCTCCCTAGCATGTCTGAGACGTTTTTAGCTATGGATATTATGGGAGCAGTAAAATATGGCATCATCTCAGTCATTTTTTCCTTTACGATCGTAGAATTATTTGACAATTTAGCTACCCTCATCGGATTATCAAGAAAAGCCGGCCTCACAGATGAAAATGGAAAAATTGAAAACCTGGATCGTGCCCTTCAGGCAGATGCAGTTGGAACGATGGCAAGTGCAGCCTTCGGAAGCACTGCTTTAAACGCTTATGTGGAAAACGCCACAGGGATCTCGGAAGGCGGACGCACTGGCTTAACTTCTTTAACTGTAGCTGTACTATTTTTCCTTTCGCTCATTTTTGCTCCGCTCATCTATTTCATACCGTCTGTCGCCACTGCGCCTATTCTTATTCTTGTTGGCGCCTTAATGCTTAGTGAAATAAAACATATTAGCTTTGATGACTTTACGGATGTTATTCCTGTATTTTTAACGATTGTTCTCATGCCTTTAACTTTCAGTATCGCACAGGGACTGGCATTCGGCTTTATCTCTTACACACTGCTCAAGCTTCTTACAGGCAAGCATAAGCAAATCCATTGGATCATGTATTTTGTCAGTGCTGCCTTTATTATTAATTTCATTATGGGCGGACATTAA
- a CDS encoding XdhC family protein — translation MSRSLFARLEESIKNRKDTFLLTITDYPDEELIGVKALLWPDGDFCTEASLLPLDVRDLLLVHCNKLVTKKRSGTVRFMWKDRLVECFAEYFPSPLHMIVAGAGHVCEPVAEMGRMLGFFVTVIDDRKEFANRERFPNANEVVCQSYLDYFRHVDISEKTYILLLTRGHKYDVLSLDELLKRKCQAGYIGMIGSRRRISGVFEELQRDFPDESFENLYTPVGLDIGAETPAEIAVSIMAEILKVKNQKSGDSLSSQIKRFAKMGFHEGAGKWTKCSL, via the coding sequence ATGAGCCGCAGTTTATTTGCCAGATTAGAAGAATCAATCAAAAACCGGAAAGATACATTTCTGCTGACTATAACAGATTATCCTGATGAAGAACTCATTGGAGTGAAAGCTTTATTATGGCCAGACGGAGATTTCTGCACTGAAGCCTCCCTTCTGCCCCTGGATGTGAGGGATTTATTATTGGTACATTGCAATAAACTGGTCACCAAAAAACGGTCCGGCACTGTGAGATTTATGTGGAAGGATCGTTTAGTTGAATGTTTTGCTGAGTACTTCCCTTCTCCTCTTCATATGATAGTAGCCGGTGCCGGCCATGTGTGTGAACCCGTGGCAGAAATGGGACGTATGCTCGGATTTTTCGTGACAGTAATAGATGATCGGAAAGAGTTTGCAAACAGAGAACGCTTTCCAAATGCAAATGAAGTGGTTTGCCAATCCTATCTGGATTATTTCAGGCATGTCGACATTTCAGAAAAAACTTATATTCTCCTTCTTACCCGGGGACATAAGTATGACGTTCTCAGTTTGGATGAACTTTTAAAAAGGAAATGTCAGGCAGGATATATTGGCATGATCGGCAGCAGAAGACGTATTTCGGGTGTATTTGAAGAACTTCAGCGGGATTTTCCGGATGAAAGCTTTGAAAATTTATACACCCCTGTGGGTCTCGATATTGGTGCTGAAACTCCTGCAGAAATTGCAGTCAGTATCATGGCAGAAATTCTGAAAGTGAAAAATCAAAAATCAGGAGATTCCTTAAGTTCGCAAATTAAAAGATTTGCAAAAATGGGTTTCCATGAGGGGGCTGGCAAATGGACCAAATGCAGCTTATAA
- a CDS encoding XdhC family protein — MDQMQLIKRTLDIRKGGEKAALATIIRTKGSTPRKTGSRMIVFPCGRIEGTIGGGCGEAEVIEKAFQVIQTNTPTQKRVDLTKGLFYEDGGICGGIMDVFIEPI, encoded by the coding sequence ATGGACCAAATGCAGCTTATAAAGCGCACCCTCGATATCAGGAAAGGAGGTGAGAAAGCAGCACTCGCTACAATTATCCGCACGAAGGGCTCTACCCCAAGAAAAACTGGAAGCCGAATGATTGTGTTCCCCTGCGGAAGAATCGAAGGAACAATTGGCGGAGGCTGCGGTGAAGCAGAAGTAATTGAGAAGGCTTTTCAGGTCATACAAACAAATACCCCAACTCAAAAGCGCGTTGATTTAACAAAAGGGCTGTTTTATGAAGATGGCGGAATATGCGGTGGAATTATGGATGTTTTTATTGAACCCATCTAA
- a CDS encoding glycosyl hydrolase family 18 protein, whose amino-acid sequence MYEIETRPQKPSAKKIIFAGLLFAFTLITSSVILLLYPFASKEKVSYFKGDHPILFMGKQAGNAYIEGKTIYLPLTFLQEFVDEAIIFDEHSQSIITATTNKVVQLPSESSSYYVNEKPVKLDFSVVKQIEGNRYLAIEPLLAFYPIIYSILSDTGAVWVKKNGETFAAGKVQEKDIREELLRLRTKASLDSPYTATVSPKENVFIEQEKEDYYFIRKEDGRAGYLKKKYIKKGERKEIAISLEEAKNTVPKMEGPIQLTWEAVYTKNPNTSSIPKMADVNVISPTWFELADGKGAIKNLGSKDYAKWAKKQGYQIWGLFSNAFDPELTHEAFGVFETRQNMIRQLLHFSQLYELNGINLDIENVNPEDGPFITQFVREATPYFHDAGLVVSMDITFISSSGNWSAFYERDKLARIADYMVVMAYDEHWGSSQVAGSVASLPWVEKNLKLLLEVVPNEKLILGVPLYTRLWEQKSNGDVSSKALSMGKVKEWLSQNKITPVYDPVSGQNYAEHYSEKDKVTYKVWLEDEISLTKRAELAKKYHLAGVASWSRYFADETAWSALTLTNKEAAKK is encoded by the coding sequence ATGTATGAAATTGAAACAAGACCACAAAAGCCTTCCGCTAAAAAAATTATTTTTGCGGGGCTTTTGTTTGCTTTTACACTGATAACTTCGAGTGTCATCCTATTATTATATCCTTTTGCTTCAAAAGAGAAGGTATCTTACTTTAAAGGAGATCATCCGATTTTGTTTATGGGCAAACAAGCGGGAAATGCTTATATAGAAGGCAAAACGATCTACCTGCCGTTAACTTTTCTGCAGGAATTTGTTGACGAAGCTATTATTTTTGATGAACATTCACAATCTATCATTACTGCCACTACAAATAAAGTAGTGCAGCTGCCGTCTGAATCTTCGAGCTATTATGTGAATGAGAAACCTGTGAAATTGGACTTTTCTGTTGTTAAACAGATAGAAGGAAACAGGTATTTAGCGATTGAGCCCTTATTGGCTTTCTATCCAATAATTTATTCAATACTCTCTGATACAGGTGCAGTTTGGGTTAAAAAGAATGGAGAGACCTTTGCTGCCGGTAAAGTGCAGGAAAAAGATATTCGTGAAGAATTGCTCCGGCTGCGGACAAAAGCAAGCCTGGATTCTCCATATACGGCCACCGTATCTCCGAAAGAGAATGTATTTATAGAACAGGAAAAAGAAGACTACTATTTTATAAGAAAAGAAGACGGCAGAGCCGGCTATTTGAAAAAGAAATACATAAAAAAGGGAGAGAGAAAGGAGATAGCTATTTCTCTTGAAGAAGCAAAAAACACAGTGCCGAAAATGGAAGGTCCAATTCAGCTGACCTGGGAAGCTGTATATACAAAAAACCCGAATACTTCGAGCATCCCGAAGATGGCTGACGTGAATGTCATTTCACCAACATGGTTTGAGCTGGCGGACGGAAAAGGGGCTATCAAAAACCTGGGTTCGAAGGATTATGCAAAATGGGCCAAAAAACAGGGATACCAAATTTGGGGCTTGTTTTCAAATGCATTTGACCCTGAATTAACACATGAAGCTTTTGGTGTTTTTGAAACAAGGCAGAATATGATTCGCCAGCTTCTGCATTTCAGTCAATTATATGAATTAAACGGGATCAATCTTGACATTGAAAATGTTAATCCTGAAGACGGGCCTTTCATAACACAGTTTGTGAGGGAAGCCACTCCATATTTTCATGACGCAGGTTTAGTAGTGTCGATGGATATCACCTTCATTTCATCAAGCGGCAATTGGTCGGCTTTTTATGAAAGGGATAAGCTTGCCCGGATAGCAGATTACATGGTAGTCATGGCTTATGATGAGCATTGGGGCAGCTCTCAGGTTGCTGGAAGTGTTGCAAGCCTCCCGTGGGTGGAGAAAAACCTGAAACTTTTGCTAGAGGTTGTGCCCAATGAGAAATTAATATTGGGTGTGCCTTTATATACAAGATTATGGGAACAAAAATCAAATGGGGATGTTTCTTCCAAAGCCCTTTCTATGGGAAAAGTGAAAGAATGGCTCAGTCAAAATAAAATTACTCCGGTATACGATCCGGTAAGCGGGCAAAATTATGCGGAGCATTATTCAGAAAAAGATAAAGTCACATACAAAGTGTGGCTTGAAGATGAAATCTCACTGACAAAACGGGCTGAATTAGCAAAGAAATATCATTTGGCCGGTGTGGCAAGCTGGAGCAGGTACTTTGCTGATGAAACAGCCTGGTCTGCCTTAACTTTAACTAATAAGGAAGCAGCTAAAAAATGA
- the ade gene encoding adenine deaminase, with product MKLTIETLRKRIDVAAKRTPADLVIKNGKVINVFTREIIEEDIAISDGFIAGLGSYEGKEIIDAGGSYIAPGFIDGHVHIESAMVTPAEFSNVVLPHGVTTVIADPHEIANVSGTDGIDFMLESSEDIPLDVFFMLPSCVPATPFENAGASLSDTDLEKYYSHPRVLGLGEVMDYPAVMNNVDDMLKKLEAAYSKRKCIDGHAAGLNADEINIYMAAGIRTDHECIIPEEALDRIRKGMYVMLREGSAARDLLSLLKSVSEQNARRCLFVTDDKHLDDLINEGSIDHNVRMAIKEGMDPILAVQIATLNAAECFGLKDKGAIAPGYEADLIFLNDLRNIKVDKVLKSGILAAENGAMKNSVPNRIAPAEPILNSVKISSLNYEDLSISIGKGDCNIIGIIPNSIVTRHLVEKTESIDGYFQPNPQSDLLKLAVVERHNCTGSIGLGIVKGLGITRGGIASTVAHDSHNIVAAGTSDEDLLAAIKHTEAMSGGLAVVQDGKILAELPLPIAGLMTDRDSSFIHARLSQLNHALMTIGCSMEFNPFLTLSFLALPVIPELKLTDKGLFSVKSFSHIKAEAEK from the coding sequence ATGAAGCTTACCATTGAAACGTTACGAAAAAGAATTGATGTGGCGGCCAAAAGAACTCCTGCCGATCTGGTTATTAAAAACGGAAAAGTTATAAACGTATTTACACGTGAAATCATTGAGGAAGACATAGCAATTTCCGATGGATTTATAGCTGGCTTAGGAAGCTATGAAGGCAAGGAAATTATTGATGCTGGGGGCAGCTATATCGCCCCCGGCTTTATTGATGGGCATGTCCATATTGAGTCGGCGATGGTGACTCCTGCCGAGTTTAGTAATGTTGTCCTCCCACATGGAGTAACGACTGTGATTGCAGACCCTCATGAAATAGCCAATGTCAGCGGAACTGACGGCATTGATTTCATGCTGGAATCTTCGGAAGATATCCCGCTTGATGTATTTTTTATGCTTCCATCCTGCGTGCCTGCAACTCCATTTGAAAATGCCGGCGCGTCCCTCAGTGACACGGATCTAGAAAAGTATTACAGTCACCCAAGAGTGCTGGGGCTCGGTGAAGTTATGGATTATCCCGCTGTTATGAACAACGTTGATGATATGCTGAAAAAACTGGAAGCAGCCTATAGCAAAAGGAAATGCATTGATGGGCATGCAGCAGGACTTAATGCGGATGAAATCAATATTTACATGGCTGCCGGCATAAGAACAGACCATGAATGCATCATTCCTGAAGAAGCACTGGACCGAATTCGGAAAGGGATGTATGTTATGCTGCGGGAAGGGTCTGCAGCAAGAGACTTATTGTCACTTCTCAAATCTGTCAGCGAACAAAACGCACGGCGCTGTTTATTTGTTACAGATGACAAGCACCTGGATGACCTGATCAATGAAGGCAGCATCGACCATAATGTCAGAATGGCCATTAAGGAAGGGATGGATCCTATCCTTGCGGTACAAATCGCTACTCTGAATGCAGCAGAATGCTTCGGACTGAAAGATAAAGGGGCTATTGCTCCCGGTTATGAAGCCGACTTGATTTTTCTTAATGACCTCAGGAATATCAAGGTTGATAAAGTATTAAAGAGCGGAATACTTGCTGCAGAAAACGGGGCCATGAAGAATTCTGTTCCAAACAGAATTGCACCTGCAGAACCCATCTTGAACAGTGTCAAAATCAGCAGCCTGAACTATGAAGATTTAAGTATTAGCATTGGCAAGGGTGACTGCAATATCATTGGCATTATACCGAACAGCATTGTGACCAGACACCTGGTGGAAAAGACAGAATCAATTGATGGATATTTCCAGCCAAATCCTCAAAGTGATCTTTTAAAGCTGGCTGTTGTGGAGCGCCACAATTGCACAGGCAGCATTGGACTTGGCATTGTTAAGGGATTAGGGATTACAAGAGGCGGGATTGCTTCAACAGTTGCCCACGATTCCCATAACATTGTCGCAGCAGGCACTTCTGATGAAGATTTGCTGGCTGCCATTAAGCATACCGAAGCAATGAGTGGCGGCCTTGCTGTTGTCCAGGATGGGAAAATTCTTGCCGAACTGCCCCTGCCTATTGCAGGACTCATGACTGATCGGGATTCTTCATTTATCCATGCACGTTTATCCCAATTGAATCATGCACTTATGACAATCGGATGCAGTATGGAATTCAACCCGTTTTTGACGCTCTCATTTTTAGCGCTTCCAGTTATCCCTGAACTCAAATTAACTGATAAAGGTCTATTCTCCGTAAAATCCTTTAGCCACATTAAAGCCGAGGCAGAAAAATAA